The genomic interval TAGCTCCCGTCGGCGGTTCCCCGGTTCTCGGCGGTGACGGTGATGCGAACGGCGTCGCCGGTGGTCGGTGCCGTCGCGTTGAGGCTGACGTTCGTGATTGCGATGTCCGGCCGGCCGCCGGCGTCGCTGGCAGCCGCGGTCCCGTCGGACTCGGTCGCTCCTTCGTCCGTGGGCTGGGTCGCCGTGGCGTCGGTCTGGCCCGTCCGGTTCTCGCTATCCGTCCCCCGTTTGGCTCCGACGGCGAACCGGGACAGCCCCGGCGCGGTGGCCTGATAGGTAACTCCGCGCTCCGTCCGGCCGACGACCGACGTGGTCAGGGGCGTCCAGCCGTCGGCGTTCCGGGACAGCACCACGTCTTCGGGGGCCACGCCGGTCCGGTTCAGGGCCGTCCGGTTCACGCTGAACCTGACGCTCACCCGGTTCGCGGGGACCGCGTGGTCGACCGAGAACAGCCCGAACCACGGGCCGTCGAACGACGCCGGCGGCCGGTCGCTGGCCGCCATCCCGAGCGAGAGCGACCTGTTGGCCGGGAAGGCCGCGCTGAGGCGGTCGAGCGTGACGTTGCCGCCCTCGACGAGCGAGCCGTTCCGGGCTCTGACCTGCTGGACGAGGCCGGTCCCCTCGACGGTCGCGGTCGCGTGGGTCGCGTTCTGTCGCACCACGGTGACGGCGCTGGGCTCGTCAGCGGTCGCTCGCACGGTCAGCTGTCTGGTCGCGACGGCCGTGTGGCCCTCGCTGTCGGTCACTTCCAGGGTGATGTCGTGGCGCCCCGCCGTCGCGAACGCCACATGGACGGACGGCCCAGTGAGGAGCGTACCGCCGTCGATGTACCACCGGTAGCTCTCGATGCCGTCGGTATCGACAGTCTCGGCGGCGCTGAAGTTCACGGCCGTCCCGACCGTCGTCGTCTCCGGGCCGTCGAGGACGATGTCGGGCGCGGAGTCCTCGTAGCGGAACTGCCGCATCCGGGACAGCACGCGCATGTTGCCGTTCCGGTCGATCGCCCGTTCCCAGACGAAGCTGTAGGCGCCGTACTCCGGGACGGTGTAGCGGGTCCTGAATCTCGTGTTCGAGTCGTCCTCGGCGGTGAAATTCGCCATCGTGAGCCGGTCTTCGGCCGGCCCGGTGACGGCCAGTCGGAGCCCGGACAGCGGCTCCGTCGTGGCGAGACGCACCTCGACGGTGGAGTCGTTGAGCCGCGTGAGCACGAAGTACCTGAAATCCGGAACGAGGGTGTCCATGCCGGTCACTGTCATCGTGCCGCTGGTCAGTCGGTTGCCGGCCCCGTCGGCGATGGCGCCGCCGTCGGCGAAACTGACCGTGACGTTGTCGACGTTCTGCCGTTCGCCGAGGAGCAACGTGACGGTCGCGCCGTCCCCGGTCGGGTCGACGGTGACGTTCGAGACGCTCCCGCTACTGAGCGCGAAATCACCGGCCGTTACCGACTGCCGGTCGATGGTGCTGTTATCGGTGAAGGTAAGCTCGATTTCCGTCGACCCGGCCATCGTGGCGTTGGTCCACTCCGGCGCGTCGGTGTCGTTCTCCGCGTCGAGTTCCTGTGTCTCGGCCGCCGACACAGCGCCGCTACTCGAAAGCACAAGCACCAGACACAGGAGCGATAACAGGAGCCAGCCGGCGACTCGAACCCGCCGGTCCGCTGGTGGCGCTCGGTGCCGGCTGCCCCCTCGCATACGGTCCAGTTGCTCGCCACTGACTATCAATGGCCCGGCACCATTACAGCCGATGATAATCACCCGGTTCGGGGGGAACACCTGTCACCCCGCGGACCGTGTGGTACGGTATGAAGGTGCGTATCGCCGCCGACGCCACCCGCGACGAGGCCACCGCCATCGCCGCGGCCGTCGCCGAACACGTCGGCGAGACCGTCGAGGTGTACGTCGGCGACGGCGACGAGCCGGAGCTCGTGCGGGAGGTTGCCGAGACGGACGACACGGAGTCGACACCGGCGGCCGAGGAGCCAGCGCCGACCGACCGCGAGCGCCGACTCCGCGAGGAGATCGCCGACATCGAGCGCGGCGGGCCCGAGAAGTACCGCGAGCGCCTCGCCGACCGGGGCAAACTGTTCGTCCGGGACCGGCTCGAACACTGGTTCGGCGAGGACGGTCTCGACTTCGAGGACGGGCGCTTTGCCAACTTCGACAGCTGGCACGGGTCGAGTCCCGACGTGGACGAGTACGACCCGGACACCCGGCTCCCCGCGGACGGGCTCGTCACCGGCGCCGGGACACTGGCGGGACGCAGGCTCCACGTCGGGGCCAACGACTTCACGGTGAAAGCGGGCTCCGTCGCGAAACACGGCGTCGAGAAGTTCATCAGACTGCAGGAGCGCGCACTGAAGACCGGTCGCCCCGCCCTGTATCTCGTCGACTCCTCCGGCGGGCGCATCGACCAGCAACGGGGCTTTTTCGCCAACCGGGAGGGGATCGGGAAGTTCTACTTCAACCACTCGCGGATTTCGGGCGTCGTCCCACAGATCTGC from Halomicroarcula saliterrae carries:
- a CDS encoding PKD domain-containing protein, whose protein sequence is MSAAETQELDAENDTDAPEWTNATMAGSTEIELTFTDNSTIDRQSVTAGDFALSSGSVSNVTVDPTGDGATVTLLLGERQNVDNVTVSFADGGAIADGAGNRLTSGTMTVTGMDTLVPDFRYFVLTRLNDSTVEVRLATTEPLSGLRLAVTGPAEDRLTMANFTAEDDSNTRFRTRYTVPEYGAYSFVWERAIDRNGNMRVLSRMRQFRYEDSAPDIVLDGPETTTVGTAVNFSAAETVDTDGIESYRWYIDGGTLLTGPSVHVAFATAGRHDITLEVTDSEGHTAVATRQLTVRATADEPSAVTVVRQNATHATATVEGTGLVQQVRARNGSLVEGGNVTLDRLSAAFPANRSLSLGMAASDRPPASFDGPWFGLFSVDHAVPANRVSVRFSVNRTALNRTGVAPEDVVLSRNADGWTPLTTSVVGRTERGVTYQATAPGLSRFAVGAKRGTDSENRTGQTDATATQPTDEGATESDGTAAASDAGGRPDIAITNVSLNATAPTTGDAVRITVTAENRGTADGSYPFSVRLDDSSVATHEIAVPAGETRTRSYVQNLSTAGELVVGGQSVTNVSEAGGGGSLLPGPVAGLLSGLPNPLSLWPSGIVGTILGALVGLLVAVYSVLKALAIYLGY